In Diceros bicornis minor isolate mBicDic1 chromosome 23, mDicBic1.mat.cur, whole genome shotgun sequence, a single genomic region encodes these proteins:
- the TSTD3 gene encoding thiosulfate sulfurtransferase/rhodanese-like domain-containing protein 3, translated as MVLLRLLLWSARWAILGSADSALWGLKSIKGSCQNFCTAVSKDVTYKELKNLLNSKSIMLIDVREAWEILEYGKIPGSVNIPLDEVGEALQMNPKAFKEKYNEVKPSRCDSLVFSCLAGVRSKKALDTAISLGFNSAQHYAGGWKEWAAYEFSEKKQGN; from the exons ATGGTGCTGCTGCGGCTGCTGCTCTGGAGTGCGCGCTGGGCGATCCTCGGGTCTGCGGACTCTGCGCTCTGGG gTTTGAAGTCAATAAAAGGAAGCTGCCAGAATTTTTGTACGGCTGTTTCTAAAGATGTCACTTATAAGGAACTTAAAAACCTGTTGAATTCCAAAAGTATTATGCTAATTGATGTTAGAGAGGCATGGGAAATTCTTGAGTATGGAAAAATCCCTGGGTCTGTCAATATACCAT TGGATGAGGTGGGTGAAGCTCTACAGATGAACCCAAAAGCCTTCAAAGAGAAGTACAATGAAGTAAAGCCATCCAGATGTGACAGTCTAGTATTTTCTTGTTTAGCCGGAGTGAGAAGCAAGAAGGCTCTGGACACAGCAATATCTCTGGGCTTTAACAG TGCTCAACACTATGCTGGAGGATGGAAGGAGTGGGCAGCCTATGAATTTTCAGAGAAGAAACAAGGAAATTGA